Part of the Marinitoga sp. 38H-ov genome is shown below.
TGGTAGCATTATCTTCCAAAAGATTTGAGTTTGTGTTGCCCCATCAATTTCAGCAGCTTCATCTAATGCCCTTGGTAACATACTAAAGAAATTGTAATATAACAATATGAAAATTGTACTTTTTATACCTTGACCAAATAAGGTTGGTAAAAATGATGCCAATGGTGTACCTGCAATTTTTAGTCTACTAAATAACATATACTTTGTAACTAAGGTAGTTTGTGCTGGAATTAAAAATGTTAATAATACTAATACAAAAAATAATTTTTTTAAAGGGAATTCAAATCTTGCCAAACCATATGCTATTATTGCAGTACTTAAAGTTTGTAAAATAGCTGGTACTAAAGATAAATAAACACTATTAAAAAATGTTTTGGTTACTTCTAAAACATCAAAAGCTAATCTAAAGTTTCTCAATGAAGGATGTACTGGTAACCATCTAATTGTGGGATTTATTAAATCTTCAGAGCTCATGAAACTAGTAGAAATCATATAAAGCATAGGATATAAATATGCATATCCAACGCCTATTAATATTACATAGATTAATATTTTTGTGTTTAAATATCTTTTTGCATTTAAATATTTTCTATATTTCATACTCTACGCCTCTCTTTTAATAAAAGATATGTAATCGCAATAATAATCGCAATAGATATAAAATAAATCCATGATAATGCAGATGAATAAGAGTATGGTTTATCAATGTCAAACATATGCATAGTTATAACTCCATTGATAGAATTATTAGCAAATGAAGCGAGTTCCATTATTGTATATATAGCATTTACAAGTATAAAAGGTCTTATTAAAGGTAAAGTAATTTTCCAAAAAATTATCCATGAATTAGCGCCATCGATCTTTGCAGCTTCATATACACTTGAGTTGATTTTTTGCAAACCTGCTAAAAAGAATATAATTTGAACCCCTGAAAACCATAGTATTAATACTAAATTATCAAACATATACAAAAAAGGGAAACTTATTCTATCTGGTAAAGTAGTGAAAAATTTATAAATGAAATATTTACCTGGATCTACAATTCTAGCAGCATTATTTGAAACTAATTCTGAAACAACTGGACCACTAATTATAACAACAGGTAAAAAATACAATAATCTAAAAAATGCTCTAGCTTTAATTTGTGAGTTTAAAAGAATAGCTATTATTAATGAAAATATAAGTATTAATGGAACTGATAATATTATATTTATTAAAGTATCTGTTAAAGCAATAGGGAAATTAATATCACCTCTAAAAGCATATAAATAATGTTTTAAACCAACAAATGTTGATTCAATTCCTGTTGATTTGAATTTAACATTGAAAAAACTCAAATATAATGAATAAAAAAATGGATATGCAGTAAAAAATATGAATCCTATTATCCAAGGAGAAAAAAACAAATATCCAAAAAATGCTTTTTTAGTTTTCATTTTCATAATTATTAACCCCTTCATTAATAATTTTCCATGATTCTGCTTTAACTATAATATTAGTATTATATGCATAATCATTATTAGTATAATTAATAATTATAGATTTTCCATTATCATATGTATTTTTTACCACTCCATCTGTTAATACAATTCTGTTTATAATATAATGCCCTCTGAATTCACTTAAAGCTGAATTAATTTCGTTATATATATTTATTATAGTATCTTTCCAATCATCATATTTTGTTGAAGGATAATCAGCTAAAGCAGTATTTCTTAAAAGATAATTATCAATTTCTGTAATTATAAATGATGGATAAGCACCAAAATCAATAGTTTTTAATATATCCAATCTAGAAAAAAATCCTACATTCATATATGGAGTAAAGTAATCAATATATCCGCTTAAAATAATTTGTAAAAACGGAACAGTATCAGTTTCATATATATATTGACTATTATTCATTGGAATATTTAAAAATCCTTTAATATATTTCCATAAGTAATCATTTGGAGAATATAATAATAAATTATTATTTGAGTAATTTTCTATAGTGTTTATAATTAATCTTTTTGCTTCATCTCTAAATATTTTTTCATCAACATGTAAGTTTCCGTATAATTTGTTTCCAAAATATTTAACTGCAAAATTATTTATTCCATTGTTATTAAACATTTCAAATTTTTCTTTTAAATATTTATTAGCAAGTTTAATATTTGTATAAAAGGATCTATAATACCATAATTGTTTATTATCCCTATCTTCATATATAGGGTATTGAGATAGATTTATTCCAGCTTCATTTCCTTTGTTTATTTGTAAATCGTTAACCTTAGTTACATTATTTACAAAGAAAATATTTGAATTATTTTTAGCATATTCAATTATTTCTCTATTGTATACTTTATTTTGTTTTATTTTATTTCCATGTGCGCCGTTTTTTTGCCAGCCATCAATTAATATCAATTTGTTTTCAATATTTAATTCATTTAATGATTTTAAGAACTCCAAAGAAGAGGTTTTTAAATTTGAAAAACCTAATAGCTTTTTTTCTATATCATTTAAAACTATTTCTAAAGCTAAAGGTATTTTTTTATTAATTTCTTTATTTTCAACATTATTGAACAGTAATTTTTTATATTTTTTTGCAATACCAACATAATTAGCATCATCGCCAGTTAAAAAGTATAAGCTTAATTTAGCATCAAAACTATTTTTTTCTTTTTGTGCAATTTGAACACCATTTCCACTTCTGCTTGTTGGTTGTAAATATTTTTGCCTATAAATAAATTTAACAGATGCCCAATTATAACCGCTAAGTGCTCCACTTGGATATGCAACAATTGAAGAGTATTCGGCTCCAGAATTAATCACACTAAAAAATGCATTTTGATTAACTCCATGAACTATTCCATATACAGGTACATGTATTATAGGTTCTTCTTTTAAAAAATCATTTGGCCTATTTACATTTAAATTATTAGCAAAGGCTAAATTTTCTATGCCATAATCTTTTCCGTAAACTCTTTTTTCAAACCAATTTGAATAATTTTTTTCTTTAGAAAACCTTATTAATGCTCCAGCACCGTCAGGTAATAATATATACCCAGGTATTTCATCTTCATTAACTGCTCCTAAAAATGGCATTATATATACAGAACCTAATTTAAACTCTTTTTCTTCGATAATTGAATCTTTAGGTAAATAAAATTCCAAATGATCATTTTTTAAATATAAAAATAAATTAAATTTAATACCTAATTCTTCTGAAAAAATATCCCATTTAATACCATTATCAATTATTTCTTCTTTTGAATCTATACCTGTTATATAACTTAATGATTTATCATCAAAATATTCTATACCAATAATTGAAGATGCTATATTAGACCAAATTTTGTTTAATCCTGTTAAATTATCAGGATTGCCCCATATATATCCGCTTTTTTTATTCTTAATTCTTATATCTTTTCCATTTGTATATATTTCAAAATATTCATTTTCTAAAACTAATGTGTAATTTTCTAAACTCAATGAATTTTTTACCTTAGCTAAATTATCAACCTTAGTGTATCTATTTGATGAATAAACTTCAGAAAAGGAAATTGTAGTAATTAATAAAACAATTAATACTATAATTTTTGATTTTATTATTCTTAACTTTTCATATGATAATTTTGTAAATATA
Proteins encoded:
- a CDS encoding carbohydrate ABC transporter permease codes for the protein MKYRKYLNAKRYLNTKILIYVILIGVGYAYLYPMLYMISTSFMSSEDLINPTIRWLPVHPSLRNFRLAFDVLEVTKTFFNSVYLSLVPAILQTLSTAIIAYGLARFEFPLKKLFFVLVLLTFLIPAQTTLVTKYMLFSRLKIAGTPLASFLPTLFGQGIKSTIFILLYYNFFSMLPRALDEAAEIDGATQTQIFWKIMLPLSIPAIVTTFIFSLVWYWNETLLSGLLVGNSLKTLPLALRDFVAKYAEMFPSQIGNSTNRLNEGIRMAATLITILPLLITYLFLQRQFIESIEKAGITGE
- a CDS encoding DUF5696 domain-containing protein, translating into MLAKNIFTKLSYEKLRIIKSKIIVLIVLLITTISFSEVYSSNRYTKVDNLAKVKNSLSLENYTLVLENEYFEIYTNGKDIRIKNKKSGYIWGNPDNLTGLNKIWSNIASSIIGIEYFDDKSLSYITGIDSKEEIIDNGIKWDIFSEELGIKFNLFLYLKNDHLEFYLPKDSIIEEKEFKLGSVYIMPFLGAVNEDEIPGYILLPDGAGALIRFSKEKNYSNWFEKRVYGKDYGIENLAFANNLNVNRPNDFLKEEPIIHVPVYGIVHGVNQNAFFSVINSGAEYSSIVAYPSGALSGYNWASVKFIYRQKYLQPTSRSGNGVQIAQKEKNSFDAKLSLYFLTGDDANYVGIAKKYKKLLFNNVENKEINKKIPLALEIVLNDIEKKLLGFSNLKTSSLEFLKSLNELNIENKLILIDGWQKNGAHGNKIKQNKVYNREIIEYAKNNSNIFFVNNVTKVNDLQINKGNEAGINLSQYPIYEDRDNKQLWYYRSFYTNIKLANKYLKEKFEMFNNNGINNFAVKYFGNKLYGNLHVDEKIFRDEAKRLIINTIENYSNNNLLLYSPNDYLWKYIKGFLNIPMNNSQYIYETDTVPFLQIILSGYIDYFTPYMNVGFFSRLDILKTIDFGAYPSFIITEIDNYLLRNTALADYPSTKYDDWKDTIINIYNEINSALSEFRGHYIINRIVLTDGVVKNTYDNGKSIIINYTNNDYAYNTNIIVKAESWKIINEGVNNYENEN
- a CDS encoding sugar ABC transporter permease — translated: MKMKTKKAFFGYLFFSPWIIGFIFFTAYPFFYSLYLSFFNVKFKSTGIESTFVGLKHYLYAFRGDINFPIALTDTLINIILSVPLILIFSLIIAILLNSQIKARAFFRLLYFLPVVIISGPVVSELVSNNAARIVDPGKYFIYKFFTTLPDRISFPFLYMFDNLVLILWFSGVQIIFFLAGLQKINSSVYEAAKIDGANSWIIFWKITLPLIRPFILVNAIYTIMELASFANNSINGVITMHMFDIDKPYSYSSALSWIYFISIAIIIAITYLLLKERRRV